TATCGGCACCATTTTGGTTTTTCACCGATGAGCGATCTCTGGAGAGTTAGAATAGAGGCGAGTAAGCGCCTTCTTGCAGAAACAGGCCTCACTTCAGAAAAGATTGCATATCGCTGTGGCTTTCAGTCACCCTATCATTTTTCGAGAAAATTCAAAGAGTTGGTCCGAGTCGGTCCTAGAGAATTCAGAGTTCAGTGTTGGGAGGATTGAATTTCGGTTTTTAGCCAATTCCTAGCTGGGTATGACCAGAAGTGCGGGGAGAAAAATTTCGAATAATCGCATTTTATGGTGTACAAGCGTTCACAAGTTTGAAA
The sequence above is drawn from the Opitutales bacterium genome and encodes:
- a CDS encoding helix-turn-helix transcriptional regulator; amino-acid sequence: MRLYRHHFGFSPMSDLWRVRIEASKRLLAETGLTSEKIAYRCGFQSPYHFSRKFKELVRVGPREFRVQCWED